AAAGCATAATTATAGAAATAATTCCCCGCAAATGTTAGTCCACCTGTTATTACTATTAACACAATACCAATGGTAATCCATACTTTTTTCATTTCTTTTCCTCACTTACAGATTAATCACAAACAGTGTTTTTTGGTTGGTGGTGGTAAGCAAAGGCTTCTTTAATATCTTCTTTTGAAGTTCGTGCCAGAGATAATTTTAATTTTTTCGATTCTGTTTGATCAAAAAAATCAGCATCTCGAGTTTCTACACCAGGCGTAACGGTTGTATCCAAAGCTTCACAATAGACGAAAAGTTTATAGACATAGGTCAAACTTTCTGGATAATCATGTTTGGTCTTATCTTTAACAGCTATTAACTGCAAGGGCTTAACAGAAATCCCCGCTTCTTCTAGCGTTTCTTTTGCAGCAACTTCAAAAGGCGAATAGCCAATATCTCCCCAGCCTCCTGGAAGTGTCCAACTATTATCACTTTTTTCCTTTACTAATAAAAGTTTATCCTCCACAAAAACAACGCTACGAACGTCTACTTTAGGAGTAGCATAACCATCATCTGTATAAAGATATTGTTGAATCTGTTCGTCATCCCAATTTGTCAATAAATTCATTAACTTACTTGTTACTATTAACAATTGCTCATAGCGTTCTTGGTCAAAGACATCACGCCCATACTTTTTTCCCGATTGACCTATTCCTTGTAATTCATTTAATAAAAGTGCCAGTTGCTTTTTCATCCTCACACCTCCAACTTCATTATTATACAAAAAAACTTTAACTATAGGGCACCACGGAAAAAGAATTATGAAAATATTGAAAAATGATGCTACTTTGGTAAAGATTAACTAAAAAAACCCAGTTTGCATCATCGCCAGACAAAAAAATAAAACTTACCTTTTGTTTAGCTAAAAATCGATGCAACCGGGTATTAAGTATACTTATTATTTATTTTCAATTAATTTAAAACTTGACCAAGGTTTTAAGAAATTCAATAAAAATAGTTCATCAGCGCTGATACGTCCTACGACATTTACGCGCCCATCATTTTTCATCTCTTTTAAGGCAATTTGTGTCTCACCTTTATATTGGCCATAGCCCACATTATCAATTAATACATCCCCACGTGACATATCTAAGGTATTATGAGCTGGAAATGGTTTATCTTTGTAATAAACACGTGTCATTGTTGAGCGTAAAATATATTCTGAACGATCACCACGATAACTATGCAAATTGTCAAACAAACAAATCCGTTCATCTTCTGTAATATCCTGGGCAGGATCAACTTTCAAACTAGGATATTCGGCA
The genomic region above belongs to Enterococcus saigonensis and contains:
- a CDS encoding NUDIX hydrolase N-terminal domain-containing protein → MKKQLALLLNELQGIGQSGKKYGRDVFDQERYEQLLIVTSKLMNLLTNWDDEQIQQYLYTDDGYATPKVDVRSVVFVEDKLLLVKEKSDNSWTLPGGWGDIGYSPFEVAAKETLEEAGISVKPLQLIAVKDKTKHDYPESLTYVYKLFVYCEALDTTVTPGVETRDADFFDQTESKKLKLSLARTSKEDIKEAFAYHHQPKNTVCD